ATCCTACCAACAGACGTAACTATCAGGATGGTAGCAGTCGGCCAAAGGCGAGAGATCCCGACCAGCCCGCCTAAGTTCACCAGTCCGTCAGACGGGCACGCGCTATCCGTCGCTGCCGAGGGCGGCTCGCAGATCGGGAACAGTTGCGTGTTCGGCGACCCGATATCCGACCAGTCCCACGAGGAGGAAAGTCCCCCACATGCCCGGTTGGAGGAACGCGCCGACATCGTAGAGCGTCGCCGCGCCCGGAAAGTTCCCTTCGGGCTTGGTGAGGAGTTCGAGGGCGTAGCGATGCAGGTGCAAGAGCAACACCGAGAGCACCGGGACCCAGGCATGTCCATCGGGGCGGTCGAGTTCGTGGGCGAGGAGGATCACGGCCGGCAGTACCATGACGATGAGATCGTGGCTGTCTGCCTTGGGTGCAAACAGCGGGATGACGGCGATCCCGAGCGCGAACGTCAGCCGGCGCGCGGCGACCGACTCCTCGGCCCGTGTCGCAAGCGTCAATCCGATCACGCCGAGAATGCCCAGGATCTTCAGGTACAGCCCGAACCCGCCGAAAACGTGCATCGGGCGATAGGCCGCAGCAGTGTCCCAGAGATACAGCGCTCTGCTCTCGCCCCAGCCTTTCCCCCAGGTGAGGACATCGATGTACGTCAGATTCGTCTCGAGGCCGAAGATGCCGAGAGAAGCAACGAGTAAGACGATCCCTGCCCCGATCGCGCCGGCCAAGCGCTTGCGATCACGGAGCAGGTGCGCTCCGGAGGTCGCATAGAACAGTTTGAAGCTACTCCCGATCGTCGTCGCCGCGCCGCTGGCATAGCGAAACAGCGACCGAGTGCGCTCGCTGACTTCGCTATCGCTGTACGGCGACGCCATGCTCTCGGCTCGTTCCTGAAAGTAAAAAGCAAAGCAGAGGAAGGCGGCCAGAAAGGTCGCCGTCTGGGCCCACCGGAAGTTCCGAATCGCAGGCTGGAAGCTGAAGATCGCTACCAACAGTCCCAGTCGCTCCCAGAGACGCAACTGGTACCCCAGGGTCCGAGCAACTGCGTCGAGACCGAGCCACAGCAGGACGATCGACGTGAACCCAAACAGCATCGCCCCGACGTCGAAGCCGGTCGTCTCGAAGGGGTAAAACACCAGCACCGACACCGGCGGATACAGATACTCCCCGAAGTAGCCCCCGTCGGGTTGTTCGACGTACATCTGCCCGTTCTCGAGCCAGCCGTTCAGTGCGCCCGTGTAGGCACTGAAGTCGTTGAAAGTGTAGGTCAGGCCGATCCCGCCCTGTCGCAAGTGGTGTTCGACGAGAAGCCAGCACAGCAGCGTGACAATCGTCGCGACCGAAACCAGGACGAAAACCGGCCGCTCGCGCCGATAGGACCACAGCTGACGAGGAATCGACGGCATAATCTCGGGTGCGTGCATCTGACAGATAGCTCTGACGGATTGGGCTCGGGTCTATCGTTGCGGTTCAGATTCGCCGAGAAAGAGCCGCTATCGAGCTATTGTCGGCTCAGGTACGCTCCAAGCGTCAGCATGTCGTCGGGATCGACACCGAAGTCAGTGACGGCGTTGTCGGCAGTCGTGTTGTCAAAGCGCAGTGACCGATACTGGTCTTTGCCCATCGGGAACCCGGGAATCGCCCCGCCGATCGAGAGCCCGACCCCGGCCAGGACCATCGGGACCGGGACGACGGCGACGCTGCCCCGGACCAGTTTGGCGATCTGCTTCAGCGTCAACTGTTCGGGGCCACCCAGTTCGTACGTCTCGCCCGCCCGCGCTTCCTCGGCCACACAATCGGCGAGGATCGGCGCGAGGTCGTTGACCCAGATCGGCTGGAAGCGGGTCTTCCCGCCGCCCGGCAGCGGCGCGAGAAGCGGCGGCGTGAGTTTCTTCGTAAACGAGACGAACTCACCGCCCTCGCCGAAGACCACGGACGGACGGACGATCACGGTCGCCATCTCGGAGTCCCGAACGACTGCCTCGGCGCGCCCTTTCGCCCGAATGTAGTGGGTCGATCCCTCGGGATCAGCCCCCAGGGCACTCATCTGGACGAGACGCTCGACGCCGGCAGCCTCGGCGGCCGCGACGACGTTCTCGGTGCCGCCGAGGTGGATCCGCTCGTGGGCCTCGTTGCCGCCACTCGGGATGAACAGCGGTGAGAGGGCCACCAGGTTGACCACCACGTCCACGCCCTCGAAGGCCCCCTCGAGGGTGTCGGGATCGGTCACGTCCCCGGAGACGGTGTTAGCGCGGGCGGGCAACACGTCGTCGTCCGGCGCCCGCGAGAGCACGGTGATCTCGTGACCACGTTCGTCCAGTTCGGTACAGAGATACCGTCCGATGAAGCCATCGCCGCCGGTGACGAGCACGTGCATGTATGTGTCATGGTATCGAACAACCCTAAAGGTACGGTGCCCGGCAATCGCTGGGAGAAATCACCAGTCGACGGGGGCGCGAGGGCGAGTTGGTGACGAGACAGGGTGTTTACGTGGCCCCACTGCGTGGATCCCGTATGCTCATTACGCTCGAAGGAATCGATGGGAGCGGGAAAACCTCCGCCCAGGAGTTCCTTCAGGAGCGTCGCGCCGACGTCGACGCGACGCTGACGTTCACCCGGGAGCCGACCGAAACGTGGTACGGCGAGGCCGTCCAGCGCTCGATCCGCGACGACGACGCCGATCCGATGGCGGAACTGTTTCTGTACACCGCCGACCACGCGGCCCACCTCGCGAAGACGGTCCGGCCAGCGCTCGATCGTGGCGAAGTCGTCATTTCCGATCGCTACTCGGACTCACGGTACGCCTATCAGGGTGCGACGCTTGCCGACCGGCTGGACGAGCCGCTGGCATTCGTCCGGGAGATCCACCAGCCCTGGACGCGGCCGCCGGACGCGACGATCTATCTCGATGTGGACGCCCAGACAGGGGCCAAACGTAGCGGAGCCACCAACAAATTCGAACGCACTGAGCAGTTGCGGGCCGTCCGAGAGAATTACGAGCGGTTGATCGCCGACGAGCCCGAGCGCTTCGTCCGGATCGACGCGACGCGCTCGCCCGAGGCAGTGTGTGAAAGCGTCAAGGAAACCGTCGAATCACTACTCGAAACGCAGTAGCCGGCGTTTGAGAGTATCGCAGTCACTCCCAGGGATGGCCCTCGTCCTCTGGCCAGAGTGGATACCAGTAGGCTTCGTCGTCTTCGAGGTCGAGTTCGCCATCGAGCACGCTCTGGAGTTTGAACTCCGCGGTCGCGTCGCGTTCGCGCTCGCCCGGTTCGGGCGCGAACGGGTAATACGCCCCACGCCGGAACGAATAGATCCAGTAGACGTACCGGCCACTCTCGTCCCAGGCGGTCGCCTCCTCGGGATCGGCAAAGGCAAAGACGGCCGCCAGCAGCCGCGACCCGTAGCCGTTCTCGACGAGCGTGTCCGCCGCAAAGTGGACACTCGTAAGGAGATCTTCGACGTCCGTGTCTTCGAGAACGACCCAGGTGTAGCCGTGGGCGTCTTCGACGAACTCGGCGCTCGTGCCGGTCTCGACCTCGCCGGCAGCCAAGATCTGTCGGACCTCCGCGATAGCGTCCCGGAAATCCGTGCTGTCGACCTCGGAGAAACACAGCGCCGCCTCGCCCGCTGACTCATAGCCCAGGTCGGCCGCCATCGTCACGGAGGCGGTACTCATCCCGAAGAGATCCTCGGGATCGGCCGCGCTGGTCGCGTCCGCCTCGGCTTTCAGCCCGAGGGCAGACTTGATACCGTCGAACAGTCCCATAGCGTTTGTTTCTACGGTACGTACTTAGGAGCCGCGGGATCACCGACTCAGATTGCCGGGCGATCGTCTGCGGATCTCAGTGTAGTGGGCCAGTCGCCTGTGCTGTGTCACGCCCGGCGAGGTAGGCGAGTGAAACGCTACAGTCCCGTGCCTTGGCCACGCAGGCAAAAGTGGCTCAGTCCGAGTTCTCGAAGGAAGACGACCCCGTTTCGGGGTGGGTCAATCCGAGGCCGTCGCGAACACGGTGCCACGAGGGTAACAGCGACCGGTGTTTCACCAGCAAGAATCCGACGAAGATCGCCAGGAACCCGACGACTGTCTGGGAGTCGATCACCTCGCCAAAGACCAGCCAGCTCAGCGCGGTCGCGAC
The sequence above is drawn from the Halorhabdus sp. CBA1104 genome and encodes:
- a CDS encoding glycosyltransferase family 87 protein, with product MPSIPRQLWSYRRERPVFVLVSVATIVTLLCWLLVEHHLRQGGIGLTYTFNDFSAYTGALNGWLENGQMYVEQPDGGYFGEYLYPPVSVLVFYPFETTGFDVGAMLFGFTSIVLLWLGLDAVARTLGYQLRLWERLGLLVAIFSFQPAIRNFRWAQTATFLAAFLCFAFYFQERAESMASPYSDSEVSERTRSLFRYASGAATTIGSSFKLFYATSGAHLLRDRKRLAGAIGAGIVLLVASLGIFGLETNLTYIDVLTWGKGWGESRALYLWDTAAAYRPMHVFGGFGLYLKILGILGVIGLTLATRAEESVAARRLTFALGIAVIPLFAPKADSHDLIVMVLPAVILLAHELDRPDGHAWVPVLSVLLLHLHRYALELLTKPEGNFPGAATLYDVGAFLQPGMWGTFLLVGLVGYRVAEHATVPDLRAALGSDG
- a CDS encoding complex I NDUFA9 subunit family protein — protein: MHVLVTGGDGFIGRYLCTELDERGHEITVLSRAPDDDVLPARANTVSGDVTDPDTLEGAFEGVDVVVNLVALSPLFIPSGGNEAHERIHLGGTENVVAAAEAAGVERLVQMSALGADPEGSTHYIRAKGRAEAVVRDSEMATVIVRPSVVFGEGGEFVSFTKKLTPPLLAPLPGGGKTRFQPIWVNDLAPILADCVAEEARAGETYELGGPEQLTLKQIAKLVRGSVAVVPVPMVLAGVGLSIGGAIPGFPMGKDQYRSLRFDNTTADNAVTDFGVDPDDMLTLGAYLSRQ
- the tmk gene encoding dTMP kinase, translating into MLITLEGIDGSGKTSAQEFLQERRADVDATLTFTREPTETWYGEAVQRSIRDDDADPMAELFLYTADHAAHLAKTVRPALDRGEVVISDRYSDSRYAYQGATLADRLDEPLAFVREIHQPWTRPPDATIYLDVDAQTGAKRSGATNKFERTEQLRAVRENYERLIADEPERFVRIDATRSPEAVCESVKETVESLLETQ